The nucleotide window TCTATCTCCTCTGGTGTTAATTGCCTGCTGCCAACGACAACACCCTTCTTGTTAACTAACGTCACAGACTTATCCAAATTCGGATTTTCCTTCAGAAGCTGCTCTCTGCGATGTTTCCTTACCTCTACACTAGTAACTTCGTTCGTTAGAAAGATATTAGGTATTTCGACTTTCTTTATATTAACATCCTCGTGTCCGTCGTCTTCCTCAGAAGACATATATGCAGAATTATTGTTCCAATCTTTAGCAAGCTGGAACGTAATGACCTTGTCAGTTGGAGTACCAGGCACCTGCTTCGCATATTTTCGCGTGTGCACTGGATAGGAGCAAGACTCCTGTTCCAGCTCTCTAGTGCCACTCTCTTTTACCTCATCACTCTCGCTATCGCCTGACTCCTCTTCTACGCCAGAACTAAACACTCCGGCGCTCTTCGGAGGAAGCAAATTCGGCACAGACTGCTGACAACTCCCAATCGGATTCCTACCCAGTCTAGCAGACGGTATAAGCCCTTCAGTTAGCTCCATTGGAAACAGAATACGGCTAGTACTAGCTAGATCCGTATCATGAGCTATAGACCGCCTCCTCGAACCTTGTCCATGTCTCGGAGTATATTCTGGGGACTTAAAGCACCTCACAGGTGACCTAATATCTTCCTGAAACTTCAAATCAGACGCTTGAGCTCCACTAACCATCATTATTGGCTTCCCAGAAACCGTACCTGGCGTAATGAGTCCCCCATTAGGCCCACCCTCCACTATATGTCGACGTGGTGTAGCTAAAAATGACCCTATACCTTCATAGTCCCTCGAGTATCTCGTACTTCTCGATCTTGGTGGTGTAGCAGGTGTCATTGTATAAAACTTACCCAACTTCCTGCGctttatttattttatcCGTCTTGAATGGCCCAACGCCAATATGAAATACCTCTTAT belongs to Eremothecium sinecaudum strain ATCC 58844 chromosome IV, complete sequence and includes:
- the SIC1 gene encoding cyclin-dependent protein serine/threonine kinase inhibiting protein SIC1 (Syntenic homolog of Ashbya gossypii ABR240W; Syntenic homolog of Saccharomyces cerevisiae YLR079W (SIC1)) — protein: MTPATPPRSRSTRYSRDYEGIGSFLATPRRHIVEGGPNGGLITPGTVSGKPIMMVSGAQASDLKFQEDIRSPVRCFKSPEYTPRHGQGSRRRSIAHDTDLASTSRILFPMELTEGLIPSARLGRNPIGSCQQSVPNLLPPKSAGVFSSGVEEESGDSESDEVKESGTRELEQESCSYPVHTRKYAKQVPGTPTDKVITFQLAKDWNNNSAYMSSEEDDGHEDVNIKKVEIPNIFLTNEVTSVEVRKHRREQLLKENPNLDKSVTLVNKKGVVVGSRQLTPEEIEICKPKMLFEKELEEQRKATSVDK